Proteins from one Cicer arietinum cultivar CDC Frontier isolate Library 1 chromosome 3, Cicar.CDCFrontier_v2.0, whole genome shotgun sequence genomic window:
- the LOC101508433 gene encoding cytochrome P450 94A1-like, whose amino-acid sequence MIEILLPYLLLVLFLILPILFIFTRPKKKQTPLSSSTNKNNITIPKSYPIIGSYLSIRKNMRTRRIQWLSDVTQIAPAATFRLNRPLGSRQIITGNPSTVQHILKTHFTNYQKGTTFTKTLSDFLGNGIFNTDGATWKFQRQVASHEFNTKSLRNFVEHVVDTELTNRLIPILTSSSQNKTTLDFQDILQRFTFDNICKIAFGFDPEYLTPSTNRTQFAQAFEDATEISSKRFRAPLPIIWKLKKHFNIGSEKRLKEAVKEIRDFAKKIIQEKKRELNKKSLETEDMLSRFLSSGHAEEDFVTDIIISFILAGKDTTSAALTWLFWLLWKNPRVEEEILKEIKLKSESLVYDEVKEMVYTHAALSESMRLYPPVPMDSKEAVNDDVLPDGTVVKKGTMVTFHVYAMGRMESLWGDDWAEFRPERWLEKDVNGKWVFVGRDSFSYPVFQAGPRICLGKEMAFMQMKRMVAGIVGKFKVVPEPHLDEHPNFISFLSSQMEGGFPVTIQKRIP is encoded by the coding sequence ATGATTGAGATACTTCTTCCATATCTCTTACTTGTTCTCTTCTTAATCCTTCCCATCCTCTTCATCTTCACACGACCAAAGAAGAAACAAACACCTCTTTCATCTTCAACCAACAAGAACAACATCACCATCCCAAAGTCATACCCAATAATCGGTTCCTACTTATCCATCAGAAAAAACATGAGAACCCGCCGCATCCAATGGCTCTCCGACGTAACCCAAATCGCACCCGCCGCCACTTTCAGACTCAACCGTCCCTTAGGCTCACGCCAAATCATCACCGGTAACCCATCCACCGTTCAACACATTCTCAAAACCCATTTCACCAATTACCAAAAAGGAACCACCTTCACAAAAACCCTCTCCGATTTCTTAGGAAACGGAATCTTCAACACAGACGGCGCTACCTGGAAGTTCCAAAGACAAGTCGCTAGCCACGAATTCAACACAAAATCACTCCGTAATTTCGTCGAACACGTCGTCGACACAGAACTCACCAACCGTTTAATCCCAATCCTTACTTCATCATCCCAAAACAAAACAACCCTCGATTTTCAAGACATCCTCCAACGTTTCACTTTCGACAACATCTGCAAAATCGCGTTTGGTTTCGACCCAGAATATCTAACGCCGTCAACAAACAGAACCCAATTCGCACAAGCTTTCGAAGACGCAACCGAAATCAGTAGCAAAAGGTTCCGTGCACCGTTACCAATCATCtggaaattaaaaaaacacttCAACATAGGTTCGGAAAAGCGTCTGAAAGAAGCAGTAAAAGAAATACGCGATTTcgcaaaaaaaataattcaagaaaAAAAGCGAGAACTAAACAAAAAATCGCTTGAAACAGAAGACATGTTATCACGTTTTTTAAGCTCTGGTCACGCAGAAGAAGATTTCGTAACAGATATAATCATAAGTTTTATTTTAGCGGGAAAAGATACAACTTCAGCAGCGCTGACGTGGCTTTTCTGGCTATTATGGAAAAATCCACGTGTCGAGGAAGAAATATTGAaggaaataaaattgaaatctGAGTCACTGGTTTATGATGAAGTGAAAGAAATGGTTTATACGCACGCGGCGCTTAGCGAGAGTATGAGATTGTATCCACCTGTTCCCATGGATAGTAAAGAAGCGGTAAACGACGACGTTTTGCCGGATGGGACGGTTGTTAAAAAGGGTACAATGGTAACTTTTCATGTTTATGCGATGGGGAGGATGGAGAGTTTATGGGGTGATGATTGGGCCGAGTTTAGGCCCGAAAGGTGGTTGGAGAAAGATGTGAATGGGAAGTGGGTTTTTGTTGGGAGAGATTCGTTTAGTTATCCTGTTTTTCAGGCTGGGCCGAGGATTTGTTTGGGGAAGGAAATGGCTTTTATGCAAATGAAGAGGATGGTTGCTGGTATTGTTGGGAAGTTTAAGGTGGTGCCTGAACCTCATTTAGATGAACATCCGAATTTCATTTCTTTCTTGAGTTCGCAGATGGAAGGTGGGTTCCCTGTCACCATTCAAAAAAGGATTCCTTAA